Proteins encoded within one genomic window of Manis pentadactyla isolate mManPen7 chromosome 4, mManPen7.hap1, whole genome shotgun sequence:
- the PRR15L gene encoding proline-rich protein 15-like protein, which yields MTEVGWWKLTFLRKKKSTPKVLYEIPDTYAQTEDDAEPPTPEGGSPNNDFNARLEKIVDKSTKGKHVKVSNSGRFKEKKKVRATLAENPKLFDDREGQGQ from the coding sequence ATGACCGAGGTTGGCTGGTGGAAGCTGACCTTCCTCCGGAAAAAGAAGTCCACTCCCAAGGTGCTGTATGAGATCCCTGACACCTATGCCCAAACAGAGGATGATGCGGAGCCCCCGACACCTGAGGGTGGGAGCCCCAACAACGACTTCAATGCCCGGCTGGAGAAGATTGTGGACAAGAGCACAAAGGGGAAGCATGTCAAAGTCTCCAATTCCGGCCGcttcaaggagaagaaaaaagtccGTGCCACGCTGGCAGAGAACCCCAAACTGTTTGATGACAGGGAGGGCCAAGGACAGTGA